TATTGAGACCCTTCCTCCTCCCACATATTAAAGCTGAGGTAGAAAAGAGCCTGCCGCCAAAAAAGGAAGTCAAAATGTATGTCGGCCTGAGCAAAATGCAACGGGAATGGTGAGTGCACAACTTGTGAATCTTAATGTGTTGCATTGTGAAGTACGGCATCATCTTGCAAGAACTCATTGAaattgtcctgcacttcaatcaacaatTAGAGCATTTGTAGAACGAAGGGAATAGATTCACCAGTGTAAGCGAGTGTGATTTTACCCAATGCATCAATAATAGGCTGACTCCCTACTATTGACCATCTTGCTTCCGTCTGATCTGTAAGATttttgtgtttggaattctaACTTCCCTCAATCATTTCCATTATTTTTTCCCGAAACAGAAGATCATCATTGAATTCAGATTGGACGATTGCCATTCAAGTGTGATTATTACAGTGCTTTCAAACTACTTTGCTCTCAGCTTTGGGCTTTCTTCTTTCAAACCCCAATGCAGCCCATTATTGATACCCACCTGATCAGGTACTAGTGAGGTGTCCCctccaaacttattaaccatgtctATCATGGTTGGTCAAGGAGAACGCTGCAAAGCCCTTCAAAATAAGACTGCACCCGATGTAACACAATGTCATTGCCTCACGATGATGCCAGGATCGCTGCcacaaatataaaacagtcactaatcaaacaggaatttaggagaagattcaaaaaagaaagtggcagagtggttagtgtggaactcactaccacatggAGAGGCATGACATTGATGCATTTTAGGGAAGTTTGTTAAACATAGAATGGAAAAAGAAATCGAAGGTGTGAGGAGACTCTTATCATGAACACTGATCTGGAATTGTTGATCgaagtggcctgtttctgcgttACAAATACTTAATCCCAGAGTACTTCATATTGCTCGCATCCAAGTTAGATGAAAAGGAATATTCCCATCCCTTCAAACCCTGGCCACCTGGAATGAATTGTACTTTATATCAATGAACAAAATGTCGAGTGTGTATTAGTCGTAAGATATGGGTTTCTATATCTGTGAGGCTTAGATGGAGCACCCTGTTCCCTGGTAGGTGAGAGGGGTTGGAATGTGGATCCTAGACTTTGTCCGAGGCACCTATAGAACAAAGCATTCATTTTAGGTTGTAATTGCTTTCTGTTGAGCtccattaaaaaaatgaatttatcTCCAAGTTGGTGTGATGagttttaattctggccttgctgaCAGGTACACCAGGATATTAATGAAGGATATTGACATCCTGAACTCCTCAGGGAAAATGGACAAAATGCGTCTATTGAATAGACTGATGCAACTGCGCAAGTGCTGCAACCACCCCTATCTGTTTGACGGAGCTGAACCTGGCCCACCTTacaccactgacactcacctgGTAGTTAACAGTGGCAAAATGGTGGTACTGGACAAACTGCTGCCGAAAGTGAAGGAGCAAGGTCAGCCGCAGGCCTGGTCAAggcttttgtttccctttctgtctttCAACCTTTCTATAGGAAGGAGACATGGAGTGATTTGATAGTTTCGTGGATACTTGAGTAGCTCGGACGGGGTGGGGGTGGCCAACATAAGGCATAAGGCCCAAATTAACGATTGTCAGACCGTAAAGggaaattaattgaaaatattcCAAAATGTGTTATAAATTAATATGTAATAAACTCtggaatcagcaatggttttagtTATAGTAGGACAGGCAAAGAAGCTTACTGAGATCTCCTTGAGGAGATAACCAAACTAAAACACAATGCAAATTAGGTTTTAGAATATGTTCAACAAATCTGTGATTAGAGAGTAAATATAGTAATAAAGTTCACGCTTTGTGAAATAGATGACATTGTCTCAATGGATTAAGAATTAGCTTAATGTTAATGTTCCTACTTTGGGAGGATGTAGGTTTGGATTCAGATTCGATTGGAAATTCAAAGAGCATGCCAGTCACTCGAACTCGAATCCATGACCAAATTAGTTGAGACTCTGGAGACCAGGAGGAATTGAACAAAAACTACTGTGTAGTCCAATCCATATAGAAGGAAATCGGGtggagtggaaaatcaaacatccTGGTATATAGATTGGCTGTAAACAACCGCCTGCATGGTTATTTGTGCATTTCCGAGTGCGATGTCAGACTTTGTCATGCTCTGGAGCactcctgtacctgtgctgtagaCTGATCAAAAATAGAACAGGATTTTTAGTAAATGAAAGGGGTTTGTGATGTTTAGCCTTCGTAAGCATGCAAGGATTTCCACGACAATGTCTGcaaaagaatttgaaaatgatcactgatgacaccatggcagcatttgacctgTGCAGCAAGGTACAGCAGATTGCATGCTGTGATGTTATGGGTTACAAATCAGCACAGGTTTTAATGAGTTAAAAACTGCTGAAAATACGCAACTAATCTGGTAGCATCAGCGAAGGGTCAACTCTGACTCTTCAGAactcccctctccacagatgctgcctgacctgctgagtatttccagaactttgctTCCATCTATTTAGCTTTTATTTCACAAGTTTTAGTGACTGTTTAAAACAATAGTGTGTCTTGATCTGAAATCGCATCCTGTTTTAGTCATTCTGGCCTGCCACACGCCATCCACTGGGGCTGGGGGCTCCCAAAAACTGGCCGATTTACCATCAAATATTCTTCATGAAGAGAGTTGGATCACAGGCCTCTGTAATGCTTGATGCGCCCCATCCTCCTTCCGAAGGAATAGTTACAGGAGCCAAATATTTTGAAATTACGGGCTAACGTGTTTTAGcagaaggtgaatggaataatTACATGGTTTGGGATTGCAGCTATTTTTTGATTAGGGTTTAATTTTTGCTGCCCAATCTGCAGCACCGTCTCGAATCCACCTGGAATATAAAACCTTTGAAATCATTCCCATCAATCAAGGCAGCTGGGTCACATGGACAGTTCACATTGTATGAATTATAAAATTGGAGTTGGTTATGTGTGTTCATTTATGCCTCCTGTACTATAACTAGTTTACGAGATTACTCTGCATCCTGCATGTTACCACTGGAATTTGGTTTCCATTATCCACATCAGTAGATGTAGGTTTTTGAAGCATTTGCGTATCTGCGCTGTGTTCTTGGCTACCGATCAACCGATCACcctgatgaatgatcttcttttcCACAGGTTCTCCGGTGTTGATCTTCAGCCAAATGACCAGGGTGCTGGATATCTTGGAAGATTATTGTATGTGGAGAAACTACGAGGATTGTAGACTGGATGGACAGACACCGCATGAGGAGAGACAAGTATGTTTCTTGCCCTGTGCTTTCAAAACTGAGTTTGTTTGAGGAAAGTTCCAACCTCTTAAATTGATCTGAGGCTCTATTATCTAAGTAAGAATTCTAGACTTAAGGTTACAAAACTGACTCAAGGTTTTCAAACAAGAAATATGAACATTCAATTTGAATCTAGCatctatttgtatttttaaaaatgaaactttccAACAATTATTAAAAAGATTGGTCCCAATCGCTTGTTCAATTCTGGCATAACttttctctctcatccctccacGATTCTAGTTCTGCTTTCAATAGTCCTGGGAGCTCAACGTTTATTTTCATGTTAAGCACATGCGCTGGTGGTCTTGGTATAAATCTAACCACAGAAGATGTAGTAATCCTATACGACTCAGACTGGAACCCTCAGGTAGACCTCCAAGCTGTGGTAAGTTACTGAGCGATTAGTTATTTGTGTTCTGAAAGCCACGTACTGTTGAATATATAACTATTGTTGCTGGTTTTAACATCCAAGTGCACTGATCAAGCGACATTTGGTATTTTACTGCCACTGATAACCCCTCAAATCTTCCGTGTGTTGCTCCCATGGTTTCTTTAAAACTCCGCTCGAATGAACTGGTGGAAATATTTCAGCAGAGGCCTTCAGTTTGCTTCTCTTTATGTGAATGGAGCGTGCGGTTGTTTTCAGAATTGGCGTGGTATGATTTCAGCTGACTGGGCATCTTGTTTCTCCTCACCAATTAACTTCCAAATCCAATTGAGAGTTTGGAAATGAAATCCATTTCAAGTTTCAGTAATGCTGAGGTGTCACTATAAGGATCTGCCTTCCGTGATTCAGTTTTACACAAAACAACTGATGCACGGATTTTAATAAGTGCTTCGTGATTGCCTCGTGTGTCAAGGGCTTATGACTTCAAATCTCACTCATTTGTGAAGTTTGAATTAAAGTTTATAGTGAGCAGCAAAAGGGAGCAGGGCTCCCCAATTgttcagctggttcactaatatgcTTCAGGGAAGAGCATCTGTCAGTACTTGACTCCAATCCACAAACACAGTGGAGATTCTAATTCCCCTCCAGTGTGAAGTGGTAAGTTTCTCAATTGCTTC
This is a stretch of genomic DNA from Mustelus asterias chromosome 26 unlocalized genomic scaffold, sMusAst1.hap1.1 SUPER_26_unloc_35, whole genome shotgun sequence. It encodes these proteins:
- the LOC144482147 gene encoding SWI/SNF-related matrix-associated actin-dependent regulator of chromatin subfamily A member 5-like, whose product is VLRPFLLPHIKAEVEKSLPPKKEVKMYVGLSKMQREWYTRILMKDIDILNSSGKMDKMRLLNRLMQLRKCCNHPYLFDGAEPGPPYTTDTHLVVNSGKMVVLDKLLPKVKEQGSPVLIFSQMTRVLDILEDYCMWRNYEDCRLDGQTPHEERQVCFLPCAFKTDSAFNSPGSSTFIFMLSTCAGGLGINLTTEDVVILYDSDWNPQVDLQAVDRAHRIGQTKVVRVFRFITDNAVEERIVEHAEMKLRLDSIVIQQGGSVDQNLNELGKDEMLQMIRHGASHVFASKESDITDEDIDAILERGEKR